Proteins encoded within one genomic window of Trichoderma asperellum chromosome 2, complete sequence:
- a CDS encoding uncharacterized protein (TransMembrane:3 (o52-70i133-153o159-175i)), giving the protein MDHSHHMHPMEGHEGHSGGDMDDMCSMSMLFTWDTTNLCIVFRQWHIRSNTSLVLSLIAVVLIGMGYEALRSVSRNYEASLAKRLETVPNSTAHGYRDNDDDDDDDVENNVAETPDFNRSGQNREDASKRGHLIKALLYSFQNFYAFMLMLVFMTYNGWVMVAVSLGAFFGYLLFGHSTSATKDNACH; this is encoded by the exons ATGGACCACAGCCACCACATGCACCCCATGGAAGGCCACGAAGGCCACAGCGGCGGCGACATGGACGACATGTGCAGCATGAGC ATGCTCTTCACTTGGGATACCACCAATCTGTGCATCGTCTTCCGCCAGTGGCACATCCGCTCCAACACCTCGCTTGTCTTGTCCCTCATCGCAGTCGTTCTCATCGGCATGGGATACGAGGCCCTGCGCTCCGTGTCTCGCAACTATGAGGCATCTCTGGCGAAGCGACTGGAAACTGTTCCAA ACTCGACTGCGCATGGCTATCGcgataatgatgatgatgatgatgatgacgttgAAAATAATGTTGCTGAGACACCCGATTTCAACCGCTCAGGGCAAAACCGCGAAGATGCCAGCAAGCGAGGCCACCTCATCAAAGCCCTACTCTACTCCTTTCAGAACTTTTACGCCTTTATGCTCAT GCTTGTATTTATGACTTATAACGGTTGGGTTATGGTAGCCGTCTCGCTGGGTGCGTTTTTCGGCTACCTCTTGTTCGGCCATTCCACGTCCGCAACAAAGGATAATGCTTGCCATTAA
- a CDS encoding uncharacterized protein (EggNog:ENOG41), producing MTAQQHQLQGQEEEPDSASAARSAPNPEPEVDPSDTALSEAEVAQVKRHIAEALGVASHSADEHTGASLYYDASTMAPLNSFSLAALNRFRAYKPPSFPLWDKLPARKRAAVLVLLFADRWGDLRVVVTMRAASLRSFSGHAALPGGKADSKEETPYQIARREAYEEIGLPMDDEKIPKPFRIEQLCYLPPSLARTHLVVTPCVAFLHADQTSADSPPALVEESMIPRLDAREVAAVFSAPFYNFLKANDLPPREGETLPPGHWYDGAWTNWKGEQWRVHNFYVPVNNQKVSRPRRGSAAQIELADQLEESQDHEGRFRVWGMTGRVLVDAARIAYNEEPEMIHNLDFGDLNVIRIAEEEGALDESTLPEKKGKEEEQKPAKM from the exons ATGACTGCTCAACAACACCAGctgcaaggccaagaagaagaaccagaTTCAGCATCTGCTGCCCGATCCGCGCCAAACCCAGAACCGGAGGTCGACCCCTCCGACACCGCGCTCTCCGAGGCCGAGGTTGCGCAGGTCAAGAGGCACATCGCCGAAGCGCTAGGCGTTGCCAGCCACTCTGCAGACGAACATACAGGCGCATCGCTCTATTATGATGCGTCGACCATGGCGCCGCTgaattctttctctctg GCCGCGCTCAACAGATTCCGTGCATACAAGCCGCCCTCGTTCCCGCTATGGGATAAGTTGCCGGCGCGCAAGCGAGCCGCCGTCCTGGTACTCCTGTTTGCGGACCGATGGGGTGATTTGCGAGTCGTCGTTACTATGCGCGCGGCCAGTCTGCGCAGCTTCTCGGGACATGCGGCGCTGCCGGGCGGCAAAGCAgacagcaaagaagagaCGCCAT ACCAGATTGCGCGGCGAGAGGCATATGAAGAGATAGGACTGCCCATGGACGATGAAAAGATACCCAAGCCGTTTCGCATCGAGCAGCTGTGTTACCTGCCACCGTCCTTGGCGCGGACGCACCTGGTGGTTACACCCTGTGTCGCATTCCTGCATGCCGATCAGACCTCTGCCGATTCGCCGCCTGCGTTGGTTGAAGAATCCATGATCCCTCGACTGGATGCGCGAGAAGTCGCTGCCGTCTTTAGTGCTCCCTTCTACAACTTCCTCAAGGCCAACGACCTGCCGCCCCGGGAAGGCGAAACGCTACCCCCGGGGCACTGGTATGACGGCGCTTGGACAAACTGGAAAGGAGAACAGTGGCGAGTTCACAACTTTTACGTGCCTGTTAACAATCAGAAAGTATCAAGGCCGAGAAGAGGAAGTGCGGCTCAAATAGAGCTGGCAGACCAGCTGGAAGAGAGCCAAGATCACGAAGGCCGATTCAGAGTCTGGGGCATGACTGGCAGAGTGCTCGTCGACGCAGCGAGGATTGCATACAACGAAGAGCCCGAGATGATACACAACCTGGACTTTGGAGATCTCAATGTCATCAGGATCGCCGAGGAAGAGGGTGCATTAGACGAGAGCACCCTCccggaaaagaaaggcaaagaagaagagcagaagcctGCCAAGATGTAA
- the SMD1 gene encoding mRNA splicing protein smd1 (BUSCO:EOG092D4MRW), giving the protein MKLVRFLMKCSNETVTIELKNGTIVHGTISSVSPQMNVALRTVKMTARGQDPLALDTMNIRGSTIRYFILPDSLPLDTLLIDDAPKPKNKARKETDRGGRGGRGGRGRGGRGRGRGRGRG; this is encoded by the exons ATGAAGCTCGTCAG GTTTTTGATGAAATGCTCCAACGAAACGGTGACCATTGAGCTGAAAAATG GCACCATCGTCCACGGCACCATCTCCTCAGTCTCTCCCCAGATGAACGTCGCCCTTCGCACGGTCAAGATGACCGCTCGCGGACAGGACCCTCTCGCCCTTGATACCATGAATATTCGAGGCTCAACAATCCGATACTTCATCCTCCCCGACTCCCTCCCTCTCGACACCCTGTTGATCGATGATGCACCCAAGCCTAAGAACAAGGCAAGAAAGGAGACGGACCGAGGAGGCCGCGGTGGCCGCGGTGGTCGTGGCAGAGGAGGTCGTGGTCGCGGCCGCGGCCGTGGACGTGGTTAA
- the BNA1 gene encoding 3-hydroxyanthranilic acid dioxygenase yields MLGPPVNLPKWLEENSHLLKPPIGNYCVYNDDFTVMIVGGPNARTDYHINQTAEWFYQYRGAMMLKVVDGSTFRDIIIREGDMFLLPANTPHNPVRFANTVGVVLEQRRPPDSIDRMRWYCAACNGSLAPGEEAVVVHEAAFHCTDLGTQIKQAVEDFRADEEKRTCRKCGTLADWAPPRGSIADPNLVA; encoded by the exons ATGCTCGGGCCGCCAGTCAACCTGCCCAAGTG GCTCGAGGAAAACTCTCACCTGCTCAAGCCGCCCATCGGCAACTACTGCGTCTACAACGATGATTTCACAGTCATG ATCGTCGGCGGCCCCAACGCCCGCACCGACTACCACATCAACCAAACCGCCGAGTGGTTCTACCAGTACCGCGGCGCCATGATGCTCAAAGTCGTCGACGGCTCAACCTTCCGCGACATCATCATCCGCGAGGGCGACATGTTCCTGCTGCCCGCCAACACGCCGCACAACCCCGTGCGCTTCGCAAACACCGTCGGCGTCGTGCTGGAGCAGCGCCGGCCGCCAGACTCCATCGACCGCATGCGCTGGTACTGCGCCGCGTGCAACGGCAGCCTCGCGCCGGGCGAGGAGGCCGTCGTCGTGCACGAGGCGGCCTTTCACTGCACGGACCTGGGCACGCAGATCAAGCAGGCTGTCGAGGACTTTCGCGCcgatgaggagaagaggacgTGTCGCAAGTGCGGGACTCTGGCCGACTGGGCGCCGCCGCGGGGGTCGATCGCTGATCCCAACTTGGTTGCGTGA
- a CDS encoding uncharacterized protein (EggNog:ENOG41~TransMembrane:5 (o20-42i73-95o101-121i315-333o353-372i)) — protein sequence MDGDPAVEPQLDGFSLTFPLPYRVGFIVTLAVWGWGLNLHWLHAFRIDVPSLIRYPGRNSPQHISHHLSTYRLAIVLSALFSLSITVFWLCTWRVPSRVIAFDWMPMTYLVAIIAFFFVPLRNLPTGGRKRFLATLRRVSIGGIAEAKDGKFGDILLADVLTSYAKVFGDVFVTLCMFFSAGGSSTDHPNRSCGGTLIIPMLMAVPSIIRFRQCLIEYLRVRRAPYKESTGWGGQHLANALKYSTAFPVIITSAMQRGVGPDIDTASLHRAWLVAVLVNSLYSFYWDVAKDWDLTLFSSRERVSNHHPWGLRDRLVFRSAGLYYGVIGLDLMLRCSWSMKLSPHLDKFSDYESGIFLIELLEVFRRWMWIFFRVETEWIRNSSTGLGVDDILLGDYQGKDDDDD from the exons ATGGACGGCGATCCTGCCGTTGAGCCCCAGCTTGACGGCTTCAGTCTGACATTTCCTCTGCCATATCGTGTCGGCTTTATCGTCACTCTAG CTGTCTGGGGATGGGGCCTCAACCTCCATTGGCTGCATGCCTTTCGAATCGACGTTCCCTCCTTAATCCGATATCCCGGACGGAATTCGCCGCAACATATATCACACCACTTATCGACATACCGACTCGCCATAGTTCTGTCGGCTCTATTCTCGCTGTCCATCACGGTATTCTGGCTCTGCACCTGGCGCGTGCCGTCCAGGGTCATTGCCTTCGACTGGATGCCAATGACATACCTCGTAGCGATAATCGCATTTTTCTTCGTCCCTCTGCGTAATCTGCCTACTGGCGGACGAAAGCGCTTTCTAGCGACACTGCGACGGGTTAGCATTGGCGGGATTGCAGAGGCCAAGGATGGCAAATTTGGAGACATTCTGCTGGCGGATGTCTTGACATCGTATGCCAAAGTATTTGGCGATGTTTTTGTGACGCTGTGCATGTTTTTCAGCGCGGGAGGCTCCTCGACGGATCATCCGAATAGGAGCTGTGGGGGTACACTTATTATTCCCATGCTCATGGCTGTGCCCAGCATCATCCGATTCAGGCAATGCCTCATTGAGTACCTGAGAGTTCGGCGGGCCCCGTACAAGGAATCTACGGGCTGGGGTGGACAGCACCTGGCGAACGCTTTGAAATATTCTACCGCGTTTCCTGTCATCATCACCAGTGCCATGCAAAGGGGGGTCGGGCCGGACATTGATACGGCTTCCTTGCATCGAGCCTGGCTAGTGGCAGTGTTGGTGAACTCGCTCTACTCCTTCTACTGGGATGTTGCCAAAGATTGGGATCTGACGCTCTTTTCATCAAGAGAGCGGGTATCAAACCATCATCCGTGGGGGCTACGCGATCGGCTTGTCTTCCGCTCAGCTGGCCTATACTACGGTGTCATAGGCCTTGATCTGATGCTACGCTGCTCGTGGTCGATGAAATTGAGCCCGCATCTGGACAAGTTTAGCGACTATGAGAGCGGCATCTTTTTGattgagctgctggaggtGTTTCGGCGATGGATGTGGATTTTTTTCCGTGTTGAGACGGAGTGGATTAGGAATTCCTCTACCGGTCTCGGCGTTGACGATATTTTGTTGGGTGATTATCAGGGAaaggacgacgatgacgattaA
- a CDS encoding uncharacterized protein (TransMembrane:3 (o203-223i255-278o311-328i)): protein MGPSKKTRPEVQLQRYRTAESYPRHLPTSNFQPPSPTTLPIQPAFHHQRFETAICYYPDEYLLSLNNTKNPNISIEFAAPQNPAAMATTTTTPASPSPSPSLPPSASSTTPYPFATAPDIVRSHQKDAYFTGHLANSFTDLYRRLFGARSAHSLAPELRTSAALLYFALTTLPGNRTLGEEYCDLVQVDAASSLALPGLRTRAAYIAGTVLLPYLAGRILPALRARLRRLLDRRLATLRQQGKAKSRQARVCEYLSAHLSSITSAAPFQAVVLALFYFNGTYYELTKRLLSLRYVFTRTVPDTPDRGGYELLGILLAIQMGVQAFLHVRDTFSSTASAAQRERAGFHSGEVEVSLSHNNTYSASNNDLLLSGAGSNGPQASKLDIARVTNTPTSSGVPRFNLENEKHMGYIKGSQQRKCTLCLEEMKDPSATQCGHVFCWECIGDWVREKPECPLCRREAMVQHILPLRVM from the coding sequence ATGGGTCCTTCCAAAAAAACCCGTCCCGAGGTCCAGCTGCAGCGCTACCGCACAGCCGAAAGCTACCCAAGACATCTTCCAACTTCCAACTTCCaacctccatctccaacaaCATTACCAATCCAGCCAGCCTTCCATCATCAGCGCTTTGAAACTGCGATATGCTATTACCCTGACGAATATCTCCTCTCGTTAAACAATACCAAAAACCCAAACATCAGCATTGAATTCGCAGCACCTCAGAatccagcagccatggccacaacaacaacaacaccagcatcaccatcaccatcaccatcattaCCCCCATCCGCATCCTCCACAACGCCCTACCCCTTCGCCACAGCCCCCGACATCGTCCGCTCCCACCAAAAAGACGCCTACTTCACCGGCCACCTCGCAAACTCCTTCACCGACCTCTACCGCCGCCTCTTCGGCGCCCGCTCCGCCCACTCCCTCGCCCCGGAGCTGCGCACCTCCGCCGCCCTCCTCTACTTCGCCCTCACCACCCTCCCCGGCAACCGCACCCTCGGCGAGGAATACTGCGACCTCGTCCAGGTCGACGCCGCCTCGTCGCTCGCCCTGCCCGGCCTGCGCACCCGCGCCGCCTACATCGCCGGCACCGTCCTCCTGCCTTACCTCGCCGGCCGCATCCTCCCGGCCCTTCGCGCCCGTCTGCGCCGCCTCCTCGACCGCCGCCTGGCCACGCTGCGCCAGCAGGGCAAGGCAAAGTCCCGCCAGGCGCGTGTATGCGAGTATCTCTCTGCGCATCTCTCGTCCATAACGTCCGCCGCGCCGTTCCAGGCCGTCGTCCTCGCGCTCTTCTACTTCAACGGCACGTACTACGAGCTTACCAAGCGCCTCCTTTCCCTCCGATATGTCTTCACGCGCACCGTGCCTGATACTCCCGACCGCGGCGGCTACGAGCTTCTGGGcatcctcctcgccatccAAATGGGCGTGCAGGCCTTCCTCCACGTGCGCGACACCTTTTCCTCCACGGCGTCAGCCGCGCAGCGAGAGAGAGCCGGATTCCACTCCGGCGAGGTCGAAGTCTCGCTGAGCCACAACAATACCTATTCCGCGAGCAACAACGACCTCCTCCTAAGCGGCGCGGGCAGCAATGGGCCCCAGGCGAGCAAGTTGGATATCGCAAGAGTCACAAATACCCCCACGAGCAGCGGCGTCCCGAGATTCAATCTCGAAAACGAAAAGCACATGGGATACATCAAGGGAAGCCAGCAACGGAAATGCACCCTATGTCTCGAGGAGATGAAGGACCCTTCGGCTACGCAATGCGGCCATGTTTTTTGCTGGGAGTGTATCGGCGATTGGGTCAGAGAAAAGCCCGAATGCCCTCTATGTAGAAGAGAGGCCATGGTGCAGCATATCCTCCCATTACGCGTGATGTGA
- a CDS encoding uncharacterized protein (EggNog:ENOG41): protein MLHTRSVSDPPLSPTTLSPMESFASLNRPTTPSPAAPHNAQAYVARPLPPLPPPMFNPGAVPPPLNIRKSKPPSLPLGPSAPSRPVSNEAPPPRREARSVSPLPAPSTPIKGSNPLHLSTISSNNSSPVHTLKPRKSKKVLQLMGHDIDVMNLVGVAPPEPKREPVLRSSRSLEGAPNLNATTLLHLPEESLIPVLEDDDGRDSMSSKKSSWGPGSPHSASRLPLGPKHSVRRRRSARIFDQDDTGHLATQEETMMSNLDLNDDEELLSEEDMTMEEYHKFASELATSSVSKPSYEESRPTTATQGRRSSILSFTHSRLRRKPTTSESRHGRLGSSSSAENPPQAPTVPAAPEVEDVPKSGWDSDSDSEDDRTSRSIWPRGRSSNKGRDSPASMTRPDDDARGSRGWAKGGLLNVGKRRKEQQQQHAPRDFGSVDERSFG, encoded by the coding sequence ATGCTCCACACGCGGTCCGTCTCCGATCCGCCGCTCAGTCCAACGACGCTCAGTCCCATGGAGTCGTTCGCCTCGCTCAATCGGCCGACGACGCCTTCACCTGCGGCACCACACAATGCCCAGGCCTATGTGGCGAGGCCGCTtccgcctctgcctcctccaaTGTTCAACCCGGGGGCTGTTCCACCGCCTCTGAATATCAGGAAGAGCAAACCACCTTCCCTTCCACTAGGACCGAGCGCGCCGTCTCGCCCGGTATCGAATGAAGCACCACCGCCACGTCGTGAAGCTCGAAGCGTCTCGCCTCTTCCCGCTCCCAGTACCCCCATTAAGGGCTCtaatcctcttcatctttcgaCCATTTCCAGTAACAACTCTAGCCCTGTGCACACCCTCAAGCCGCGGAAATCCAAAAAGGTTCTGCAGCTTATGGGACACGACATTGACGTAATGAATCTTGTTGGCGTTGCTCCTCCGGAACCCAAAAGAGAACCTGTTCTGAGAAGCAGCCGAAGCCTTGAGGGTGCGCCAAACTTGAACGCTACAACTCTGCTGCATCTTCCGGAGGAAAGCTTGATACCGGTTTTGGAGGATGACGACGGCAGAGATAGCATGTCcagcaagaagagctctTGGGGACCGGGATCGCCGCATTCCGCCTCCAGACTACCTTTGGGCCCTAAACACTCTGTCCGACGCCGCCGCAGTGCTAGGATTTTCGATCAGGATGATACTGGGCATTTGGCTACTCAGGAAGAAACCATGATGTCCAACTTGGATCTGAacgacgatgaagaattATTAAGTGAAGAAGACATGACAATGGAAGAGTATCACAAGTTTGCTTCTGAGCTTGCCACCTCTTCTGTGAGCAAACCTAGCTACGAAGAGTCACGGCCTACCACAGCGACTCAGGGCAGGCGGTCGTCCATCTTGAGCTTCACACACTCTCGCCTCCGAAGGAAGCCAACCACTTCCGAGTCTCGCCATGGGAGactgggcagcagcagctctgccgAAAACCCACCGCAGGCACCAACAGTTCCTGCAGCACCTGAGGTCGAAGACGTCCCGAAGAGCGGATGGGATAGCGACTCAGACAGTGAGGATGATCGCACAAGCAGGAGCATATGGCCCAGAGGCCGCTCTTCCAACAAGGGGAGAGACTCGCCGGCCAGCATGACACGCCCGGATGATGACGCGCGCGGATCGCGGGGATGGGCGAAAGGAGGCCTGTTGAATGTTGGCAAGAGGCGAAaggagcaacagcaacagcatgcCCCGCGAGACTTTGGCAGCGTGGACGAGAGAAGCTTTGGATAG
- a CDS encoding uncharacterized protein (EggNog:ENOG41~SECRETED:SignalP(1-16)): MRSAIVFTAFIATALADWSATSASWPTKTVAPASQDDCANSCQYDYDECCGAPGANLSTCSSEYAECLGYNSFDGQQHDYEEKQKTTTECSTKPTATATATWASHFTPPPTPAPPPYPKVDCKHVKECTDEVDKCRTKPEANQAECSADYAKCLGFNPFTTDGANLLKKCEEEGYKPGRNETGPPHPKPPPVIVSGASSVNALGFVSLLAAAAAAALL, encoded by the coding sequence ATGCGTTCCGCCATCGTCTTCACGGCCTTCATCGCCACGGCTCTCGCCGACTGGAGCGCCACGAGCGCTTCGTGGCCCACGAAGACGGTAGCGCCGGCGTCGCAAGATGACTGCGCCAACAGCTGCCAGTACGATTACGACGAGTGCTGTGGCGCTCCTGGAGCCAACCTGTCGACATGCAGCTCTGAATATGCAGAGTGCTTGGGCTACAACTCCTTTGACGGCCAGCAGCACGACTACgaggaaaagcaaaagaccACCACCGAGTGCTCCACAAAGCCCACTGCCACTGCCACTGCCACTTGGGCTTCTCACTTTACTCCTCCCCCTACACCGGCGCCGCCCCCTTATCCCAAGGTGGACTGCAAGCACGTCAAGGAGTGCACAGATGAGGTCGACAAGTGCAGAACCAAGCCGGAAGCCAACCAGGCTGAGTGCTCTGCCGACTACGCCAAGTGCCTCGGCTTCAACCCGTTCACAACTGATGGCGCGAACTTGCTCAAGAAGTGTGAAGAGGAGGGCTACAAGCCTGGCCGCAACGAGACTGGACCGCCTCACCCTAAGCCTCCTCCTGTCATTGTGTCTGGTGCCTCAAGCGTGAATGCATTGGGATTCGTTAGCttacttgctgctgctgctgccgctgctcttctgtAA